TATGGAATTTCGGGACTTTGAAGAAGTCAGTTGAATTTATTCATGTCTGCACCTATTGGTTAATGTTTTGGTCTTTTATTACTGTCTATACGAGGAGCAGGCTGTCCCCGCCCCTCTGGTCTGACCAGGTGTATCATTTTAATTAATCCCTCCCTGTCAATTGGCTAGCAGGTGTGCCGTTTGTGAGCAGCACAGTCGGCCATTTTTGTGTAGTCAAAGAACAGTATAGCGTTATGTAGCAATAGTAGTAGTCGtcattactactttattttttttaaatcatcgtTAGCTTTCctgacttatttttttatacagtgcGAGTGGCGTTTATGTAGGGGGCTGGCGGGGGGGTAGAGGCGTGAACAAGTTTGATTCAGAGTCACATACACAGACAGTAGCATACAAACACACTGGAGCTGTGCTAACAAGGTGCAGAAGCGAACGGTAGGGGTGATTCATGTCATAATAGTGATTTATGTTAATGACATAAGTATATTCATTGTAATAGAAGTTTTTATTCCCGACACGCCGGCTTAATATTTTGTTGTAAAAGCTATTTTCTTGTCAAGCAGTTCCCCATTGTATACTGTTAGGTTAAATGAATGTGTTTGGGTTTTAAACATTACCTTGGTATTCCTAACAGAAAACACTTGGCAAGAACATtcgatatatacagtatatacatatatactatatacatatatatatatatatatatatatatatatatatgctaatATATACTaggctgtgtgcgtgtgtgtgtgtgtgtgtgtttatatatggAAAAAagagtgtatgtatgtatatatgtatgtgtgtgtatatatgtgtgttaaTTTCCTTTATCCCAATTAGACTGAGCTTAACGACATGAGAAACTCCACTGGATCTTGGCAAATGTGAATATAGTCACTGTTCTTTAACAATAGGATGTATTTAACTCCTTAATGTATGAATAAATGCTTCATTCCATGCTATCTGGGGTAAAATCATACAGGCTGGAGAGAAAagtgctgattttttaaaaggGTTAAGTTTAGCTGTTGTGGACTGTATTGATTGCTTCTGTctggattttttaaaagtaagtaTGGCGCAAGAGTATTGCCTCTTCAGCACGTAATGATgatgatcataataataataataacaataggcTGGTTTGTGTGCTGTCTTTTGAGTTCATGTGACTTTAAGCAGCGTTTGGTTGAATGTGATGGAGCCTTTGGTCACAGCTTCAACTGCTCTCATTGATTTACTCTGGACGCAATTCTTGGATTATAGTTAGTCAGAAGACAAATAAAAACCTCAAGTCACATGGAAATGTAGCATAATCTAAGTGAAAGGTTAAGTGCCACGTTTTGACATGGACTGACGTGTGCAGTTTTAGGTGGAATGCATTCTGTGTCGCACTGTAATAGATGCATTAATACTGCTGGTGGGCCTGCATTAGTGCTGATTGTGTGCAAAAGAGGCTTTATTGTTTCTAATCCTGTTTTGCTGTTGTGAGCTTGtgcccctttttatttgcctttatGCTTCTATTAGCTCAAATGTTGCACTTCCTGAGTCCTTAAGCTGTGCAAGTTCAGCAAATAATTGTGCTATTATGCTTCCAGTATAACAGTCTATAGAGGGTTGTTATAAGGTTCATCTCATTGTTTAATGTGTTCTCATTGTGTAGGTTTCTATTATGGACAGAATGTTGGACAATCTCGCCAAAACTGTAAGTGACCACAACGTAACTAATGCTTTTTTCATTCCCCATTGCATCAGTGAgttattgatttttaaaaatatatatatttttgtaggaGTTTATCAGTGTCTGTGTTCAAAACCCAAGGCCCCAAAAACAGGACCTCTGGCACGCCCACGTCGACTATGAAATCTGTGTACACGTGAGTAGCACTGAATTTGACATATCCTCAATAAAAGTGTCAATAATTTCATGTGCACATCCTAATCCTGCTGTGGACCTTCTCTCTCTTGATGATTTAGACAAATAGCATGTGTTTTCGCAAGAAGGCTTCATGTGTGAGGAGGCGTTACAGCGAGTTTGTTTGGCTGCGGCATTGTCTGGAACAAAATGCGCTCATCATGTACGTACATACCACAGATATCACTGTGTAAATGTACAAGCAGTAAGTAATGAAATGACTAGTATGCTACAGTCATTGGGGTATAAAACAGTGGAAACCTCCCATAGTCTAACACAATCTATTCCATGATGCTAGTTGGCTACCAAAttgttatactgtacagtggaaccttggttagagtatgcccacagttagcatgtttttctgtttatgtCAAATTTACGCCAAAATATTGCGGTCATTTGCATGCGATCAGCGTGCACGGGGTTTCCGCTCGGAAGTAATGTAAGGCAAATTAGTCTGTTCCTGTGTCAAACTGTCGCCAGAGAACTTTCAACTGTCCATGCAATGTTTTTCGCATCTCTGGTCATTTTCATGCAATATTTAACACAATGAGCTCAAATTCTGGTTCTATCGTTACCACAATTTTCCTGGTTTCTATCACTAGTACGTTTCCACACATTATgatatagcaaaaaaaaaataaaaaatacaaaaggagaagaaaagcaaaacactcTTTTAGAGTTTTGATGATCACTGAGCTTTCATAAGACTTGGACTTTGGCGGTTCCATTGTGTGCAAGTTAAATATGGACAATGTAGGATACACCCATTGGTAATCATAATATTGTTTTGAACACATGATTCCAAAAGAATGTTCACCTCATACAGTGAATCTTTTGTGTATTACAATAAACAAGTGGATATTTTCCTCCCTGCAGAGAAGTACCTAAGCTGCCCCCCTGGAACCCATTCTTCAGCCTAAGGAACACACAGCAGGTCAGCCAGAGGATGCAGGGCCTACAGGAGTTTTTAGAACTGTGAGTCTCTCCTGTGTGTCATTTTCACATATACAAGTAGGAGGCTCACCTCATGGACGATGGTTTCATTGCGTATCATTTCCTCTCTAGTGTTCTTCACACACCGTTGTTGTTGTCAGACAGTCGGCTCCATCTGTTCCTCCAGTCCGACCTCAACGTCACAAAGATGGAAAAGTGTGCTCTTGGCAAAACCAGGTACACGGTGGCCGAGGCCATCCAGCGTTCTGGCGTCGGGTGTATCATGAGATTGGAGGACAAGGCCTCATTTGACTCTGACTATGAGAGGTACATCAGCATGGAGATGCTTTCTTTTATTACAAACATGTCCTTTAACGCTAGATTCAGCAATCCTCTCTCTTCGTCTTGTCGTAGCTCCTCTTCATCGTCGGGCTTGGGCTTAAGTGTGGACAGCACCTGACGTAGAAGCCTCCTACACTTCTTTGAGTCATCCGGGTTGTGCAGTTGTCATTCGGAGTCGCACACAAAATGGCTTAGCGAAGCCTGAGGAACTGAATTTATGAACAAGAGAGACAATTTCTTCATTAGCCTCAAAGACAaagttccctttttttcttccattgtatgctcttttttaaaaaaatgtatggtgttttttttttttcttaaagtaaTAACTCTGTTATTTGAGCATGTACTTGGAAAAGAATAGttcgttttaaaaaaaaatgtacagtaaaactACATTTATAAATTCTTAATTatactgtttgtatttttatttgcacgAAAGCTGAGGTTAGTTCGGTATGTTttgaattgcattttttttttaaagagaaaaattTATCAGGAGAATTTTTATGATCTGTTAAAGGATGAATAAACTCTTTTTGAAGAAAATGGGTTTGGGTATTTTACTACTGCTGAGATTTGCACCAAACAGCCGTCGGGATTTCATGACCGCCGCGGACCTGAAAAAACGACAGAAAATGGACTCGtcaaaagtggcgtttttttgccatcgttgggtcctgctgggactccgatgaatgtgtggtgggttTGGCCCACCCCCCGGACCAGAAAAGTTCAGTTTCagcaactgggggaaaaaaatgtgattttgcgaCAGTTACACCTGAAAAAAACGGCAGAAAATTGAACCAtcggaaaagtgtttttttgccgTCTTTGGGTCCGGCCAGGACCCTCGATGAATGCGTGGTGGGTTGGCCCACCTGGACCAGAAAAGTGTTGATTcagcaacatgaaaaaaaaatatgattttttgtGATACCATGAAAAAACGGCTGAAAATCGGCCCGTCAGAAAAgcggggtttttttgccatctttgggtccggCCGCGACCCGgatgaatgtgtggtgggttagcccacctcccgggccagaAAAGTGTTGATTcagcaacatgaaaaaaaatacgatTTTTTGTGATGGTGTAACCCAGGTTACCTGGATGCTCAAAAGTAAAAGCCTGTTAATAAAACAGCAATAAATACTGTGTATAAAGAAACAATATGAGGCAATATGGTTATATAAtctgtaaatatgagttttataatctatgttgtttaaaacctgttaaaatatgaaaagaatgtAAATTCATTGGTTATTGTAATTTACGTTTGAATTACGGATATGTGACTTTTATTTCGAAAGGGTACGTTGCTACGTAACCCATGTGACTAGCTCCATTTCCTGTGCAGAAGAGGGAGAACATTACGCAGTCAGCACATAGTGCGCAGTAGAAGTAGAAGAGCAGGAAACTTTccagaaaaatatgaaaacgtgTCTAAacactatttttgttgtctgaaGAAGGTGCATTGATTTTCCACCGTGTTCCtgttttggagatgttttattttctcgaACGGGACTTGGTGagtgaaagaaatgtattttattttgtttgaaagtGATGTGAGATAATACCGTGGTTATGTTTTGTGGTGAAGTTATGGTGTATTTTCAATAGTTAACGTAATATACTGTTGCAAGTGTATTGTTCCTTCCGTCATTTCGGCGACCGCACTTGTTAACGAGCACTAATTAAGAGACGAAAGTGACGTGTTCTTTATTGTAACACTACCCACTggtttatttgatatatttatgcATATTTCATGTTGTTTATGATAGGCCAATTAGATTGGGTTGAAGAACTATTGAGATAGAGCGACATAAGAGATCATGTGCAGGAGCACATGTGCTTGAGTTAAAGATGGCGAGCCACCCACGGAACCTGTGACCTGCGCATGCGCCAGGACCAGTTCAGGAGCAACAAGCCCTCTGCTGACCGGTGCCTGGTACTACAACTGGTAGGATTATCCATTCTTTCAGCAAAACTGCAGTGGACCAAGGATAACCGCTGGATTGTCCAAGACAAACAAAGGACTAACaaatagaaaagaaagaaaaagacttATTCTGGTTATTCAGTCTTTTGCTGAATCACTCTgagttttgtacattttgttatattttggtattttcttcaatttttgtaaaaaggttCTTTTTGCAATAagttgttttgtatgtttgtaaacaaactaacaaatgtaaaattccaaaaactaACTTGAAGGGAACCAGAATAGAACTAAACTTGGTTTACTTTCAACCAAGTAGTTAATTAGAAATTGATCAAGAACTAACACGAACTAAACAAAAGGTTGCAACCGAGTACTAAACCAACAACGGGACTAAACATTAGCCATAATACCAAATATAGTGTTAACATAGTGCTAAACTTAATTCTTTAAACCAAAATAAGGTTTAAACAGAAAAGAGGTAGAAAGGTTTAACTCAACTGGAAGTGTGTGTATTCTATGTTTGTATGTGTAAATGGTTTTTTTTAtccatatttgtactttttcaatAATAAGCTGGCAGTTCAACTTATTCTtggtctgtgtttttttttttttgtctgctaagCCAAAATATTACTCCAGTAGCCGAACCTGTACTGGTCCATCATATCCCCTTGTCCCCTTATCCCTTACCCTGTAAACACCCCACGGGAGTGTTACAATAGCATGAAAAAACAGCCGAAAATCGGCCCGAcggaaaagtgttttttttttgttgccatctttgggtcctgtcaGTACCCCCGATGAAGGTGTTGTGGGTGTTGCCGGCCTTTGGAGGTAAAGCACTGCCAATGCACACTGTGATCCAATACAAATTGATCTTTATTAATGTTGCTACTGATTTAACAGTGTGTATTGTTtgtttgggccgcacggtggtccagtggttagcctgttggccaacacaggaacagcctggagatcgggaagacctgggttcgattctcacttgggcatttctgtgtagagtttgcatgttctcctccgTGGGttttcccacattcccaaaaaacatgcagctgaggttaattggcgactctaaattgtccataggtatgaatgtgagtgtgaatggttgtttgtctatatgtgccctgcgattggctggcgaccagtccagggtgtaccccgcctgtcgcccaaagtcagctgggataggctccagcatacccccatgaccctaatgaggatgaagatggatggatggattgtttgTTTGCAGTGCATTCTACTTGGAGCTGTTTCTAATTTGCACCCCTCATGTCGCTTGGTAAGGTGAAACCTCAGTATGACATTTATTGTACAAGCTGTTGTCATTTAGCTTGTGCTGTAAGATCATTTGAATAAGCTCTATTACTTCCCTTTGAACGCCTTCTGCAGGTTTTATTTGGTGAAAACCACATCTATGCCGAGGAAGCGTCAGTGTGGTGACAAAAGGAAGACGAGGCCCACCATATGACAGCTTTCCAGCTAAGAGAAGACAGCAAATTAATTACTATAACAGACTATTGCATCTtgaaggtgtgtgtatgtgtgacaaGGATGTGGAAATGAGGGCCAGAGGTAGTGGACAGCTCTGTAAATTGAAAGCTGATGACATAAGCGAAGGCTCATTAAAGGAGACAGCAGTTGTCCCCCATCCCTCCTCACCCCACCCTTCAACAGCTGGACTGACGCAGGCCGGCCCAACACTAAACCCAGCCCGTCCCTTGCACATCTCTCCCTGGATGTGCACACAAGTCATAATGAAGCTGTCAGCGACAAACACACTGGCGGCATGCCTACAAACACGTTTACAGCCACACAAGTGGGGATGGCTGCACTCGACATCAACAGTGAtgatttctctctttttttatggTTGGAGGCTCAATCTCATTGCAGTTGGCTTAACCTTATCAACAtgtccaatgaaaaacaaacagcagatgCAGATAGTGTTTTTAAAGATGTTACCCAGTGGTGCCATTGTTGTTTGTGAAGACAAAAGCTATAGGAGGAGGGGATCTAACATTTAGATATTGAGCATTCAGCGTGCATATCTATTTCAGCTTGGTAATTTATAACTCAATTTCCAGTGTGCACTCAAGCACTTCATACctccaaaaacagcaaacaaaagGCCCAGCCCAAATTGTATTTCAAAGCAATTAGGGTGTCCACTGAGTTGTGAAAGCACCACCATGCAGAGGCTGTGGGCCCATCTGATAGTTTTAATTGTGCATTTTCTGTCACATTTGTCAACTTCAGTGCCTCCAGACAGGTGAACTTTGATAGTCGACACATAAAATGACAACGATCATGCTCCCACTTCTTGATGTGGCAGTGTTAGACGGTTCTGTGAGTAGAAGTATTCCCTTATGCCCTCAGGTGCTACTATTTCGAATTCAACCCCTGAAAATCCCTGTAGTCACACGAGGCTTCAACATATTGGTATCCTTAAGCTTCGTGAGCTTCTGAAGCGGTGAATCTCAACTGGCGGGTCGGTCAcagagccgttttcagtgggttgcaGGTCTTTGAATGAAAAAAGTTGGTAAAACGGCAGCTTTAGCAGGCAGTGTAAAAGGCACTATTGATTCCAAATTCGAACAGATCAGAGGTTGATTATCCTTCCGTAACGGATTGCCTTCGACCTTAGCACTGTATATTGGTATTAGTTTATGAGTCTTGGTTATTAGCTCACCTGACGCCAGCCACCAAAGGAAATGGCTTCACCTCCATGACCTGCTTCAAAAGTCAACAATGGCATAATCCATATGAGCAATTAGCCTGCGTAACTCCCAGTCACGTCCTGCTTCTGTCTCTCCATCATTTCAACTTCTCCCATCCTCTGTGGGCCGTGGCGTTAATTAGCCTCTCTTATtgcgtgtttttgtttttttttttgctgacagtGTAGGCCTCGGCTGTCTCAGGCTTCGATATCGACCTTGCCGCTCACTCCTCTTCCTCTTGTCTCTCTTCGGAGCAGGGGTCAGAGGTTGGGCCGTGCATTGTATTTCGGATTATTACTTCTAAAGTGCTGTTGCATAGGGTATCATTAAAAGTCAATGCATCTTCCTCCCCCGCCCTTCCCTTGCCCTGGCATTGGCACGCCTTAAACACACATACTCATTTTGCGCGCACCCTGCACAACGCCAGCCATTTAGCTACTAAAATACGACCCGTGCGCAGATAAATGTCACAGGGCCATCTATCTGTGAGTGTTAAAAGTCGGCTAATGGAGATGACATATTACTGGCCTAAatgactgcaataaaagccgtaCCTCGCAGCCTGCACCAGCCACTGCTGCTATGTGTTCAAAGCAAGGAACAATGCAGTGAGGTCATATCGCTAACTAATTGAatagaaaaaaagcaacaagaGATGTAGCAGAGGATGCTCTACGCCACACATGACCTGTGACCTCTCATATGAGAAGCTGGCCGTACGTTATGAGCTGGCTCAGCTCTTTGTGTCGATTTTCTGCGCGTGTCAATATAGCAAGGCTGCATCTGCAATCAATAGCTGCTTCAATCGCTCTCCAGGAGCCTCTGCAGATTCATGTTCTCCTCCTCCATCCCGTCCATCTCCTTATTAATTACCCTTCTCTAGCCATGCGTGTCTTTCTTTCTCTGAGTGAATGGAGCCGTTGTAATTGCTTCTCTCCGGAGCAGTTACGAGCGTCACGACGGTGCGGCTGGATGGAAAGCACATTTGCATTCAGGATGAGCAGAGATGCCCTCCTGCCCCATACTGAGCAGCTTCACTTACTCTTTTTCTTCATAGCCCCCCAATCTGGTAACCCCCCCTTCTTCCCTTCATGCCTCCCTACTCCTTAGATACCCCCCGCCACCCCCGCCACAGCATGACTCCCCTTGCATTGTCTTTCCAGAGTTCCAAGGTCGACAGCAGCTTGCTCATCAGAGCAGGGTTTATTGCACTTAATGCAGGTATGGATGAGCCAAtttgcgtgcgtgcgcgcgcgcgcgtgtgtgtgtgtgtgtgtgtgtgcgtgggtatgTGAGCATATCCCAAGGCCTGCTAATATGGACATAAATACTCACTCGCTTACACACCTTGACGTCTCCACTTTGCATCTTTTCCATGTTAGccttttctttttagttttgaaCATATTGCTCGGTGCAGTTCAAACACAAAatcagcctgtgtgtgtgtgctcatcgaccacccacccacacacacgca
The DNA window shown above is from Dunckerocampus dactyliophorus isolate RoL2022-P2 chromosome 20, RoL_Ddac_1.1, whole genome shotgun sequence and carries:
- the snx10a gene encoding sorting nexin-10A — its product is MDRMLDNLAKTEFISVCVQNPRPQKQDLWHAHVDYEICVHTNSMCFRKKASCVRRRYSEFVWLRHCLEQNALIIEVPKLPPWNPFFSLRNTQQVSQRMQGLQEFLELVLHTPLLLSDSRLHLFLQSDLNVTKMEKCALGKTRYTVAEAIQRSGVGCIMRLEDKASFDSDYESSSSSSGLGLSVDST